One segment of Niabella beijingensis DNA contains the following:
- the ilvA gene encoding threonine ammonia-lyase IlvA, whose product MQATSIHLDFPAATARIKDVVTHTPLQLNLNLSRRYGCNVYLKREDLQVVRSYKLRGAFNMMQSLAPEELEKGVVCASAGNHAQGVAYSCNRLNVKGVIFMPTITPKQKIDQTKMFGDTNIEIILTGDTFDDCAAAAKIYTEEKGMIFIPPFDHERVIEGQGTVGVEIWEDLKKIDHIIIPNGGGGLCAGVSTYIKSVSPDTKITGVEPEGAPSMTLALKSGGPVEVKSIDRFVDGAAVKKVGQLTYSLCKQHLDDMRLVPEGKICTTILQLYNKDAIVAEPAGALSIAALDLMQDVIKGKNVVCIVSGSNNDIDRMQEIKERSLQYEGLKHYFLVNFAQRPGALKVFVNHVLGPDDDITRFEYMQKTNKESGPALIGIELKNREDYQPLISNLEKMQIEFTELNKDNTLFSYLV is encoded by the coding sequence ATGCAAGCAACATCCATACACCTCGATTTCCCGGCAGCCACGGCACGCATCAAAGACGTGGTAACGCATACACCGCTGCAATTGAATCTCAACCTTTCCAGGAGGTACGGCTGCAATGTTTATTTAAAAAGAGAAGACCTGCAGGTCGTGCGCTCCTACAAACTCCGCGGCGCCTTTAATATGATGCAGTCGCTTGCCCCTGAAGAACTGGAGAAGGGAGTGGTATGTGCCAGCGCCGGAAATCATGCCCAGGGCGTGGCTTACAGCTGCAACCGCCTGAATGTAAAAGGCGTGATCTTTATGCCGACCATCACACCCAAACAAAAAATCGATCAGACGAAAATGTTTGGAGATACCAATATTGAGATCATCCTTACGGGAGACACTTTTGACGACTGTGCTGCAGCCGCAAAAATCTATACGGAAGAAAAGGGAATGATCTTTATCCCTCCTTTTGATCACGAGCGGGTCATCGAAGGTCAGGGCACCGTAGGTGTGGAGATCTGGGAGGATCTGAAAAAGATCGACCATATCATTATACCCAACGGCGGAGGCGGTCTATGTGCCGGCGTAAGCACCTATATCAAATCGGTAAGTCCTGATACAAAAATAACCGGTGTAGAGCCCGAGGGCGCTCCTTCGATGACACTGGCATTAAAAAGCGGAGGCCCCGTTGAAGTAAAAAGCATCGACCGTTTTGTGGATGGCGCCGCCGTAAAAAAGGTCGGTCAGCTTACCTATTCACTTTGCAAACAGCACCTCGACGACATGCGCCTGGTTCCCGAAGGGAAAATATGCACCACCATCCTCCAGCTTTATAATAAGGATGCGATTGTGGCGGAGCCGGCCGGCGCGCTTTCGATCGCCGCACTGGATCTTATGCAGGATGTCATTAAAGGCAAAAATGTAGTGTGTATTGTAAGTGGCAGCAACAATGACATCGACCGGATGCAGGAGATCAAAGAACGCAGTCTGCAATACGAAGGGCTTAAACATTATTTCCTGGTCAATTTTGCCCAGCGTCCCGGCGCGCTGAAGGTCTTTGTCAATCACGTACTGGGACCGGACGATGACATCACCCGTTTTGAATACATGCAAAAGACCAATAAGGAAAGTGGTCCGGCCCTCATCGGCATTGAGCTGAAAAACCGGGAAGATTACCAGCCCCTGATCAGCAATCTTGAAAAAATGCAGATCGAATTTACTGAACTGAATAAGGATAACACCTTGTTCAGTTACCTGGTATAA